DNA from bacterium:
TACACCATGTGCCCAGCCATGCCTCTGGCCGATGGCGAGGGCGACGGGATCTCCATCTGGGTGGGAGGCAAGGTGTCCAATGCGCGGCACACTCCCATGTTCTCAAGGCTGGCCATTCCCTACTTGCCCAACAATCCTCCCAGGTGGCCAGAGGTCACATCGGCCATCAAGAACATCGTGGAAGTGTATGCAAAGCACGCCAACAAGTACGAGCGCATTGGAGAATGGATAGAGAGGGTAGGCTGGGAGAGGTTCTTCAAGCTGACAGGCATAGAGTTTACGCCGCTTCACATAGATGATTACAAGCTTTCCACAACTACATTTAGAAACACCACACAATTCAAGTGGGGTTGAAAAATGAGCAACGAGGAAGTCAAGCAGAGGATCCTGGCGTGGTTCCAAAGCCAGAAGAAGAGCCGGTTTTACATCAAGGATGTGGAAAAGGGTCTCTCGGACATCCCCAAGTCTGAGGTGAAGAAGGCTGTAAAGGAGATGATCGACGAGAAGACACTCGAGTATTGGTCAAGCGGAAGCACCACCTATCTGATGCTTCCAGGAGCAAAAAAAGACGAGTAAATCCAGGTGGGGGCAGGGCTCCAAGCCCTGCCCTGCTTGCTGGATCGGCGAGCCCCGGCTCCGAAGGGTGGGTCCCTGCCCCGAGGAGAAGGGGCTGTATTTCGAGGTGTATCCGTGGTTGGAACATGTCCGGGGCTCATAGTAGCCGGCCTGAGGGGAGGATCCGGAAAGACCCTCCTTACCATGTCCCTTATTGCCTGCTGGAAGGCCGGGGGCAGGTTGGTGGTTCCCTTCAAAAAGGGTCCTGATTATATAGATGCCGCCTGGCTGGCCGTGGCCTCCGGAAGACCTTGTTACAACCTGGATCCCTACTTGATGAGTCCTGAGCAGATTCTGGCAAGCTATGCACGTCGCACAGAGGCAGCTCAAGGGGCGGTGGTGGAGGGCAACAGGGGACTTTTCGACGGAGTGGATGAGCACGGCACCTTCTCCACAGCAGAGCTGGCCAAGCTATTGGGGCTTCCGGTGGTGGTGGTTCTGGATGTTACCAAGACCACCCGTACGGCTGCTGCCATGGTCCTGGGGCTGAGGGCCATGGATCCAGAGCTGTGCATAGCCGGGGTGGTGCTGAACCAGGTTGGCAACTCCCGTCATGAGTCTGTTATCAGGAAGAGTGTGGAGCACTATGGAGGCGTTGAAGTGCTGGGGGCCCTGCCCAGACTTAGGGATCTGGGACTACCTGAGAGGCACCTGGGTCTGGTACCACCGCCTGAGAAGGGGGATGTGAAGGCGGTCCTGGAGCGGGCAGCACAGAGTGTATCCAGGCATGTGGAAGTGGATGCCTTATGGGATCTGGCCCAGAAACATACCAGGGGGATCCCCCAGGTGCATCTTTACAGGGCCAAGAGGCAGGCATCCAGAGGTAGAGCCAGGTTGGGGGTAATAAGGGACGCGGCATTTCACTTCTACTATCCGGAGAACCTGGAGGCCCTGGAAGATGCAGGGCTTGAGCTTGTGGAGATAGACGCCATAAAAGATACTGGATTGCCCGAGGTGGATGGGCTTTACATGGGGGGAGGATTTCCCGAGATGTTTGCCTCAGCCCTGGCAGACAATCAAGGGCTCAGAAGGGAAATAAGGTCCTTGGCAGCCGAGGGTTTACCTATTTACGCCGAGTGCGGAGGGCTCATGTATCTCGGGGAAGGCATCCGGGCAGCCGGTAGGTCTTATCCCATGGTGGGGGCCCTACCACTTTGGACCGAGTTTACCGACAGGCCCCAGGGGCATGGCTATACGGCCTTGGAGGCTGTGGTGGAAAACCCCTTTATTCCCAAAGGGGATATTCTCAGAGGACACGAATTCCACTACTCCAGGGTGGTCAGTCTGGAGGAATCCAAAGTTGAATTTGCCTTTGCAGTAAAAAGAGGCAAGGGCTTGGATGGACGAAGAGACGGTATAATGAGAAAAAACATCCTGGCGTCATACACTCATCTTCATGCTGTGAGTCGTGAAGACTGGGCGTGGCGCCTGGCCGGATGTGCTGTTGCCCGCAAGGCCTCGGCCCAAAGATCGGCCCTCAAAGCCCTTCCTTAAGGGGGAGAGATTCCAAGGAGTTGCAAGTCCCAGGGGGGGACAATAACCAGATCGTGAGAGTCTGGAAAACAAAGGGTAAGGAGGACAGGAGATGGCCACGATTGAGTTGGCAGGCAAGGCTTATGAGGTGGATGAGGACGGCTTTCTTCAGGAGCTAGATAAGTGGAGCCCTGAGTTCGCCCAGGCATTGGCTCCGGCAGAGGGTATAGAGGGTTCCCTCACAGAGGAGCACTGGAAGGTCATCAACTATCTCAGGGACTATTACAAGGAGTACGGGATCGCTCCTATGATCCGAAAGCTTTGCAAGGACACCGGTTTCAACCTCAAGAAGATCTATGAGCTCTTCCCCACGGGCCCGGCCAAGGGGGCCTGCAAGCTGGCAGGGTTGGCCAAACCCACAGGCTGTGTGTGAGGGCAAAGCCAAGCGGAGCCTCTGGCGCAGTGTTTCGGGGCTGGAGTGCTCCGCTTTTTTGAGGCTCGCGGGGGCAGAGAAGCCGGGTCATCTATTGTCCAAACCTGCCTGAGCCGTTTTTCCCTTGACAAAGGAGCAAGGATCGACTAAATGGTGCACTCTGATCTTGCTCCTTAGGCAAAGCCGAGGCTGCAGAAGGCAGTGGCCCGTAGGCTTTGAAGAAGTTGACTCCCGGAGCCCGGATCCCCAGCGGAGAGCGGAACGGTTCTATGTTGCAGAAGCTGTTGGCTGAGAAACGAGAGGCGATCCTGAAGCGGTGGTTGGATGTGGTTTTGGATGCATATCCGGCTGACACCCGGAACTTCCTGAGATCTCCCAAGAATCAGTTCACCAATCCCGTAGGTCATACCATTGCCCAAGGCATGGTCTCATTGTACGACCAATTCTTGCTGGCAGACGAATTGCCGCCACAGACCAACCAGGCGCTGGATAGATTGGTGCGTATAAGAGCCGTACAGAACATGACAGCTTCTGAGGCTTTGGGCTTCATCCCAGCCCTGAAGCTAATTCTCAGGGAAGAGCTGGGGGAGCTTAGGGGAGAAGATCTCCAAGATCTCAGAGGGCTGGAGGACAGAATAGATCGGCTGACCCTTTTGGCCTTTGACATATACAGCGCTTGCAAGGAGAGGCTGTACCAGATACGGGTGGAAGAGATCCGCACACGTACGGAACGGCTTCTCAAGATGGCCAACCTGGTCTTTGATTGGCCAGAGGAGCAAAGCCAAGAGCCGGCCCAGGAACCTAGGGGCCTTTGAGAAGGAAACACGAAGCGTTTTAGCTGGACTCGGTAGGTCTTGATTGTAGGGAATTCGATTCCAAGCGAGGTGAGGATCCATGGGAATGGGGTTTTCGCTTTTCGCCGTAGTTATCTTGACTTGTGTGGCTTTGGCCGGGGTAGGGGCTGCCGGTTTTAATTACTTCTTCGGGGTCATAATACCCTACATCTCCATCGCACTATTCATACTGGGTTTCATATATAGGGTCGTGCGTTGGGGGGCCTCACCGGTGCCTTTCAGGATAACCACGACTTGTGGGCAGCAAAAGTCACTGCCTTGGATCAGGTCGAGCCGCCTTGAGAATCCTGCAGACACAGTTGGAGTGGTACTCAGGATGGCTCTGGAGGTATTGCTGTTTAGAAGTCTTTTCCGCAATACCAAGACCCAACTGCAGGGTCAGAAGGCAGGTTATGCCAGTGCCAAGTGGCTTTGGCTGGCAGGGCTGACCTTTCATTATGCTTTTCTCACCATAGTGATTCGCCACACGCGCTTTTTCACAGAACCCATTCCCTTTTTCGTGAAGTGGATAGAGGAACTGGACGGGCTTTTCTCCATAGCCGTGCCCACTGTTTACTTGACAGATCTGGCTTTGGTGGGAGCGGTGACATTTCTGTTTGTTCGCAGGGTGGTAATTCCCCAGGTGCGCTACATATCTCTTCCTGCAGACTACTTTCCTCTTTTTCTGATCCTGGCAGTAGCCATATCGGGGATCATCACAAGACACTTCTCCAAGGTGGATCTGCTGGGAGTAAAGAGCCTGGCTCTGGGGCTTTTTACCTTCAAACCCGTGATTCCGGAGGGAGTGGGCCTTTCCTTTTATGTACATCTGTTTCTGGTCTGTGCTCTCATAGCCTATTTCCCTTTCAGCAAACTCATGCACATGGGTGGGGTCTTCCTGAGTCCCACGCGCAATCTTACAGGAGACAGTCGAAGGAGACGCCACGTGAATCCCTGGAACTATCCGGTCAAGGTGCACACGTACGAGGAGTATGAGGAAGAATTCAGGGACAAGATGATCCAGGCTGGATTGCCGGTGGAGAAGAGGGAGTAGCCATGTTGAAGACAAAGCCTCAGGAGCTGCTGAATATCGACTACAAG
Protein-coding regions in this window:
- a CDS encoding TusE/DsrC/DsvC family sulfur relay protein encodes the protein MATIELAGKAYEVDEDGFLQELDKWSPEFAQALAPAEGIEGSLTEEHWKVINYLRDYYKEYGIAPMIRKLCKDTGFNLKKIYELFPTGPAKGACKLAGLAKPTGCV
- the dsrM gene encoding sulfate reduction electron transfer complex DsrMKJOP subunit DsrM, with the protein product MGMGFSLFAVVILTCVALAGVGAAGFNYFFGVIIPYISIALFILGFIYRVVRWGASPVPFRITTTCGQQKSLPWIRSSRLENPADTVGVVLRMALEVLLFRSLFRNTKTQLQGQKAGYASAKWLWLAGLTFHYAFLTIVIRHTRFFTEPIPFFVKWIEELDGLFSIAVPTVYLTDLALVGAVTFLFVRRVVIPQVRYISLPADYFPLFLILAVAISGIITRHFSKVDLLGVKSLALGLFTFKPVIPEGVGLSFYVHLFLVCALIAYFPFSKLMHMGGVFLSPTRNLTGDSRRRRHVNPWNYPVKVHTYEEYEEEFRDKMIQAGLPVEKRE
- a CDS encoding RsbRD N-terminal domain-containing protein, with translation MLQKLLAEKREAILKRWLDVVLDAYPADTRNFLRSPKNQFTNPVGHTIAQGMVSLYDQFLLADELPPQTNQALDRLVRIRAVQNMTASEALGFIPALKLILREELGELRGEDLQDLRGLEDRIDRLTLLAFDIYSACKERLYQIRVEEIRTRTERLLKMANLVFDWPEEQSQEPAQEPRGL
- a CDS encoding dissimilatory sulfite reductase D family protein is translated as MSNEEVKQRILAWFQSQKKSRFYIKDVEKGLSDIPKSEVKKAVKEMIDEKTLEYWSSGSTTYLMLPGAKKDE
- a CDS encoding cobyrinate a,c-diamide synthase, which encodes MVGTCPGLIVAGLRGGSGKTLLTMSLIACWKAGGRLVVPFKKGPDYIDAAWLAVASGRPCYNLDPYLMSPEQILASYARRTEAAQGAVVEGNRGLFDGVDEHGTFSTAELAKLLGLPVVVVLDVTKTTRTAAAMVLGLRAMDPELCIAGVVLNQVGNSRHESVIRKSVEHYGGVEVLGALPRLRDLGLPERHLGLVPPPEKGDVKAVLERAAQSVSRHVEVDALWDLAQKHTRGIPQVHLYRAKRQASRGRARLGVIRDAAFHFYYPENLEALEDAGLELVEIDAIKDTGLPEVDGLYMGGGFPEMFASALADNQGLRREIRSLAAEGLPIYAECGGLMYLGEGIRAAGRSYPMVGALPLWTEFTDRPQGHGYTALEAVVENPFIPKGDILRGHEFHYSRVVSLEESKVEFAFAVKRGKGLDGRRDGIMRKNILASYTHLHAVSREDWAWRLAGCAVARKASAQRSALKALP